One window of Burkholderia thailandensis E264 genomic DNA carries:
- the pglX gene encoding BREX-2 system adenine-specific DNA-methyltransferase PglX gives MIDRAKLLADLKLQVRALEADLRQRFVSNASEYKSRLTAEWQAARDAGRTSEDVAIWAEAQFTQSAVAWVLACVFVRFCEDNDLLDAPLISGTDGRGQSAVSRQEAFYLQSPTASDNDYLREVFAVAGRLPGLSDVLKVQSSLLLAPVSADMGKQLVRFFRATNADSGSLVHDFADPEWNTRFLGDLYQDLSEAARERYALLQTPEFVESFILDRTLTPALDVYTLEEVDLIDPTCGSGHFLLGAFERLAPRWLRKRPENVNLALQEALGRIAGIDLNPYAVAIARFRLLIAALKMASVKKLRLAPDFHLHVETGDSLLHGFDQRDYAGAQVSLALDTPQENLAAVADHLYRHAFAAEDLTATNRILARKYAAVVGNPPYIAVKDRAVSALYRERFSSCHGKYALVAPFCERFWALAKPLDNAQRAGYVGLIVGNAFMKREFGKKLVEEFFPSVDLTHVIDTAGAYIPGHGTPTVILAGRNRLPASPVIRAAMGIEGEPSKPDDPSQGIVWRAIVDQIDQRDSESKWISVSDIDRSTLAKHPWSMGGGGASSLKEAIEDSAEKILADFADSIGITSFTLEDNAYIHDSQTFRRQGVEVQLLRDMVVGDEVRDWFNDCESTALFPYDANYSPIRLAAFRKAFAFLWPYRTCLSNSKMFGGQTKVEAGLNWFEYGRLTAGKLVTPLSITFAFVATHNHFVLDRGGKIFNRSSPVIKLPAGTGEDEHLGLVGLLNSSTACFWLKQMFHNKGSTVDQHGARQRTSAFEDFYEYTGTGVGKFPVPNVRPVQIARQISDLAIECSRHLPAALIARGAISRKELDASRAESARIRSKMIAWQEELDWKTYSLFDVTDEELCFDKDPPEVKLGERAFEIALAQDCTAGIAATTWFDRHRSQPITSVPTHWPSDYRALVEKRIAAIRKSRDLALIERPECKRRWVSDEWDALEKAALEQWLLNRLEAADLWPHDALPAPKLRSVRELVDALSGDEEFRRALDLYAGSGSDAHVTVVALVQQASVPFLDALRYSESGLRKRAVWRNTWLMQRREDALDAEVARQLTDEPIEAIKEEQAKRKAAEVGVVPVPPKYKQVDYREGVYWKLRGALDVPKERFVCFPGLERSNDAGSPMLLWAGYDAKARALALTGYLYEMLQREGADVARLTPALAGLDELLPWVHQWHPEADDDLGMSTGDYLQGLLDAQLAQHGLTLSALRAWQPEAPVRRKRGKRGQHVAQA, from the coding sequence ATGATCGATCGCGCAAAACTGCTGGCGGACCTTAAGCTCCAGGTTCGAGCCTTGGAGGCTGACCTCCGGCAACGCTTTGTTAGCAACGCTAGTGAATACAAATCGCGGCTCACCGCCGAATGGCAAGCCGCGCGTGACGCCGGGCGCACATCAGAGGACGTGGCCATTTGGGCTGAAGCGCAATTCACGCAATCGGCGGTGGCGTGGGTGCTTGCTTGTGTGTTCGTGCGCTTCTGCGAAGACAATGATCTGCTCGACGCCCCGTTGATTTCGGGCACCGACGGTCGGGGACAATCCGCCGTGTCACGGCAGGAGGCCTTTTACCTGCAAAGTCCTACCGCATCCGACAACGATTACCTTCGTGAGGTATTCGCCGTGGCAGGGCGTCTGCCCGGGCTGTCGGACGTCCTCAAAGTTCAAAGCAGCCTGCTGCTTGCGCCGGTGTCGGCCGACATGGGCAAGCAGCTGGTGCGCTTCTTTCGTGCCACAAACGCGGACAGTGGCTCGTTGGTGCATGATTTTGCCGACCCAGAGTGGAACACGCGCTTTTTGGGCGACCTTTACCAGGACTTGTCTGAGGCTGCTCGCGAACGCTATGCGCTGCTGCAGACGCCAGAATTCGTCGAGTCGTTCATCCTCGATCGCACCCTTACCCCGGCGCTCGACGTCTATACCCTGGAAGAAGTCGATCTGATCGACCCTACTTGTGGTTCCGGGCACTTCTTGCTCGGCGCATTCGAGCGCTTAGCTCCGCGCTGGCTGCGCAAGCGGCCAGAAAATGTCAATCTAGCCCTCCAGGAGGCGCTGGGACGCATTGCGGGCATTGACCTCAACCCTTACGCAGTGGCGATTGCGCGTTTCCGCCTGCTGATCGCTGCACTAAAGATGGCGAGCGTCAAAAAATTACGGCTCGCTCCGGACTTTCATTTGCACGTCGAAACGGGTGATAGTCTGCTGCACGGCTTCGACCAGCGGGACTACGCGGGGGCACAGGTTTCTCTCGCATTGGACACCCCGCAGGAGAACTTGGCCGCGGTCGCTGACCACTTGTATCGGCACGCCTTCGCGGCTGAGGACCTGACGGCCACGAATCGGATTCTGGCCCGAAAATACGCGGCGGTTGTCGGCAATCCACCTTACATTGCAGTCAAGGATCGCGCTGTCTCGGCCCTGTATCGAGAGCGATTCTCCAGCTGCCACGGAAAGTACGCCCTCGTTGCGCCATTTTGCGAGCGATTCTGGGCATTGGCCAAGCCGCTCGATAACGCTCAACGTGCAGGGTACGTGGGATTAATTGTCGGCAACGCCTTCATGAAACGTGAATTCGGAAAAAAGCTTGTCGAAGAATTCTTCCCTTCAGTGGATCTCACGCACGTAATCGATACTGCTGGCGCGTACATCCCGGGACATGGAACTCCCACAGTCATCCTCGCGGGGCGCAACCGCCTTCCAGCGAGCCCGGTCATTCGCGCTGCGATGGGGATTGAAGGGGAGCCAAGCAAACCTGACGACCCTTCGCAAGGAATCGTTTGGAGGGCGATTGTTGACCAGATCGACCAGCGTGATTCAGAGTCCAAATGGATCAGCGTCTCGGATATTGATAGGAGCACACTTGCGAAGCATCCCTGGAGTATGGGAGGCGGAGGCGCATCGAGCCTGAAAGAAGCTATTGAAGACAGCGCGGAAAAAATTCTGGCTGATTTCGCTGATTCGATTGGTATTACGTCTTTTACTCTAGAGGATAACGCATATATTCACGACTCGCAGACGTTTCGGCGTCAAGGAGTTGAAGTTCAATTGCTTCGCGACATGGTTGTCGGGGACGAAGTGCGGGATTGGTTCAATGATTGCGAATCGACTGCACTATTTCCCTACGACGCTAACTATTCGCCAATAAGGCTTGCCGCATTTCGCAAGGCTTTCGCTTTTCTCTGGCCGTATCGGACGTGCCTTTCAAATAGTAAGATGTTCGGTGGGCAAACAAAGGTAGAAGCAGGCCTGAATTGGTTTGAGTATGGTCGACTGACAGCAGGGAAACTGGTCACTCCGCTATCAATCACGTTCGCGTTCGTCGCGACGCACAACCATTTTGTTCTTGATCGGGGCGGAAAGATATTCAATCGCAGCTCTCCGGTAATTAAGCTTCCGGCGGGCACTGGAGAGGACGAACACTTAGGGCTGGTTGGTCTGCTAAATTCATCTACGGCTTGCTTTTGGCTGAAACAGATGTTTCACAACAAAGGCAGCACGGTAGATCAGCATGGAGCTCGTCAGCGCACAAGTGCGTTTGAAGATTTTTACGAATACACGGGTACCGGAGTTGGAAAATTTCCCGTGCCCAATGTGAGGCCAGTTCAAATTGCACGGCAGATCAGTGATCTAGCCATCGAATGCTCTCGACATCTCCCTGCTGCACTGATTGCGAGGGGGGCGATTAGCCGGAAGGAACTCGATGCATCGCGCGCGGAATCAGCGCGTATCCGGTCGAAGATGATTGCTTGGCAGGAAGAGCTTGACTGGAAGACCTACTCACTTTTTGACGTGACCGACGAGGAGCTTTGTTTCGATAAAGATCCGCCGGAGGTCAAACTCGGGGAACGCGCGTTTGAAATTGCGCTGGCTCAGGACTGTACTGCAGGAATAGCCGCGACGACTTGGTTCGATAGGCACCGCTCGCAACCAATCACGTCGGTGCCCACGCATTGGCCATCTGACTATCGAGCATTAGTGGAAAAACGGATTGCAGCTATCCGTAAGTCGCGCGACCTGGCATTGATCGAGCGTCCAGAGTGCAAGCGTCGTTGGGTGTCTGATGAATGGGATGCGCTGGAAAAGGCTGCCCTCGAACAATGGTTGTTGAACCGTTTGGAAGCTGCGGACCTGTGGCCGCACGATGCACTCCCTGCACCCAAACTGCGTTCGGTCCGCGAGCTTGTCGATGCTTTATCTGGTGACGAAGAATTCCGGCGAGCTTTGGACCTCTATGCAGGCAGCGGCAGCGACGCTCACGTAACCGTTGTCGCACTGGTGCAGCAGGCCAGCGTACCTTTTTTGGATGCGCTGCGTTACAGCGAGAGCGGTTTGCGGAAGCGCGCGGTGTGGCGTAACACATGGCTGATGCAACGGCGCGAGGATGCGCTCGATGCGGAGGTGGCTCGCCAACTGACTGATGAGCCGATCGAGGCGATTAAGGAGGAGCAGGCAAAACGTAAAGCCGCGGAAGTGGGCGTTGTTCCTGTCCCACCGAAATACAAGCAAGTGGATTACCGCGAAGGTGTGTATTGGAAGTTGCGCGGTGCCCTTGATGTGCCCAAGGAGCGTTTTGTTTGTTTTCCGGGCTTGGAGCGTAGCAACGACGCCGGAAGCCCGATGCTGCTGTGGGCTGGCTACGATGCCAAGGCCCGCGCTTTAGCCCTGACAGGCTACCTGTATGAGATGCTTCAACGTGAAGGCGCTGATGTGGCGCGTTTGACGCCTGCGTTGGCGGGGCTAGACGAGCTACTCCCATGGGTGCATCAATGGCATCCGGAGGCCGATGACGACCTGGGCATGAGCACTGGCGACTACTTGCAGGGCCTGCTCGATGCGCAGTTGGCGCAGCACGGGCTGACGCTGAGCGCACTGCGCGCTTGGCAACCCGAAGCTCCGGTTCGCCGCAAACGCGGCAAGCGGGGCCAGCACGTAGCACAAGCCTAA
- the pglZ gene encoding BREX-2 system phosphatase PglZ, which translates to MKVPAHQISFQAKQAHEADPLARFILLRLPLDAFDGTAVDVNAASWPVSTCSSPLAVRDAMRRYAASTTPVVLLFAGDESELGSDVLARCTKRRAITHDLWQTVLALFRAAHIDPRLARHRWLAELLVRYMPAEGYAPVRSLVLDQDRAWKELFKVVLGFESYPPTELDLLRWAGDAQRREQIKTLEDPARQETVQCLRETLGDLVDFIFAAIDTGSADELVAIAMLCEALEDKAIGSESNRAKVAARLEVLFDGLTISSHTIHQLAGAADAWFDRASEVAKQQQVARYESLVTQLKAEPLAAQARYGITALREKTKAFAAALNDINLPEAISRFGRLMAHRGPVLSSHSELRCKMALRLVSWLRKTVSTFPSSLNALSERYRNEIGWVDWAQTVLLEGDDSPDLANAYGLLREKTRIQRDLFDQRFAESLAADKPDGTTLIAIEDALDKCVAPVVVAGRCLLIVVDGMSVPVFLELHHSLKEHGWVQFERSEGACSTLLTMLPSTTEASRTSLLCGIACAGSASTERAAFSAYPALVAPSVAGKPPAIFHKRDLLDASGVALSDDLRTALSDTRQRVVAVVINAVDDHLMKSDQLRLRWDIAQFKGLDALLAEARSSERAVVFTSDHGHVLDQDTVMLGASPNARWREPSLESYPGEIALTGNRVKAASGMDEVVLAWNSKLRYATKRNGYHGGCAPAEALVPIATYRYGAKAFDGWSIRDEVAPDWWQVDRGGFRE; encoded by the coding sequence ATGAAGGTCCCTGCACATCAGATCAGTTTTCAGGCGAAGCAGGCGCACGAGGCGGACCCGCTAGCAAGGTTCATCCTTTTGCGGCTGCCCTTGGATGCCTTCGATGGCACGGCGGTGGATGTAAACGCGGCGAGCTGGCCGGTCTCTACCTGCAGTTCCCCTTTAGCCGTTCGCGACGCTATGCGCCGCTATGCCGCTAGCACGACACCAGTTGTTTTGCTGTTTGCAGGGGACGAGAGTGAGTTAGGTTCCGACGTACTGGCACGCTGCACCAAGCGACGCGCCATCACGCACGACCTCTGGCAAACCGTGCTGGCTCTCTTCAGGGCGGCGCACATTGATCCTCGCTTGGCTCGACATCGCTGGCTGGCTGAACTGCTCGTGCGCTACATGCCAGCAGAGGGCTACGCCCCTGTTCGCTCACTCGTTTTGGACCAGGATCGCGCTTGGAAGGAGCTGTTCAAGGTTGTGTTAGGCTTCGAGTCCTATCCACCGACTGAACTTGACTTGTTGAGGTGGGCTGGCGATGCTCAACGGCGTGAGCAAATCAAAACTTTGGAAGACCCCGCGCGTCAAGAAACGGTCCAATGCCTTCGGGAAACTCTCGGCGATTTGGTGGACTTCATTTTCGCTGCCATCGATACAGGGAGCGCCGATGAGCTGGTTGCTATTGCAATGCTTTGCGAAGCATTGGAAGACAAGGCCATTGGCTCAGAGTCCAACAGGGCCAAAGTCGCAGCCCGGCTGGAAGTCTTGTTCGATGGACTGACGATCTCGTCGCACACCATTCATCAGCTGGCCGGAGCAGCCGATGCTTGGTTCGATCGAGCCTCTGAAGTCGCCAAACAGCAGCAGGTTGCGCGCTATGAATCGTTGGTGACGCAGCTCAAGGCCGAGCCACTGGCGGCGCAGGCAAGGTATGGAATTACTGCACTGCGCGAGAAGACTAAGGCGTTTGCTGCCGCGCTGAACGACATCAATTTACCGGAGGCTATTTCCCGGTTCGGGCGCTTGATGGCGCATCGAGGCCCGGTCCTGAGCAGTCACTCCGAGCTTAGGTGCAAGATGGCTCTGCGCTTGGTGAGCTGGCTGAGGAAAACTGTCAGTACTTTTCCATCGTCGTTGAACGCGCTGTCTGAACGGTATCGGAACGAGATCGGCTGGGTTGACTGGGCGCAAACCGTGCTGCTGGAAGGTGACGACTCTCCAGACTTGGCGAACGCCTATGGCCTGCTTCGAGAGAAAACTCGGATTCAGAGAGACTTGTTCGACCAGCGTTTCGCTGAGTCGCTGGCGGCTGATAAGCCTGATGGCACCACCTTGATTGCGATCGAGGATGCGCTCGATAAATGCGTCGCACCGGTTGTGGTGGCCGGGCGTTGCTTGCTCATCGTTGTGGACGGAATGAGTGTCCCCGTATTTCTGGAACTGCACCACAGTTTAAAGGAGCACGGTTGGGTCCAGTTCGAACGCTCAGAAGGGGCCTGTTCGACTTTGCTGACCATGTTGCCGTCGACAACAGAAGCATCCAGGACGTCGCTGCTTTGTGGCATCGCTTGCGCAGGATCGGCATCAACGGAACGCGCGGCGTTCAGCGCCTATCCGGCTCTTGTTGCCCCGTCTGTCGCAGGCAAGCCGCCAGCGATATTTCACAAGAGAGATCTGCTCGACGCTTCTGGCGTCGCCCTTTCAGACGATCTCAGAACTGCTCTGAGCGACACCCGGCAACGAGTCGTTGCCGTTGTGATCAACGCAGTGGACGATCATTTGATGAAGTCTGACCAGCTGCGGTTGCGCTGGGACATTGCGCAGTTCAAGGGTTTAGATGCACTGCTGGCAGAAGCGCGTTCCTCCGAACGTGCTGTAGTTTTCACAAGTGATCACGGCCACGTGCTCGACCAAGATACGGTCATGCTGGGGGCAAGCCCTAATGCCCGATGGCGCGAGCCGAGCTTGGAGTCCTACCCGGGGGAGATTGCTTTAACGGGTAATCGAGTCAAAGCCGCCAGCGGCATGGACGAAGTCGTCCTTGCATGGAACAGCAAGTTGCGATACGCGACCAAACGGAACGGCTACCACGGTGGCTGCGCGCCGGCTGAAGCGCTAGTTCCGATTGCTACCTACCGCTATGGAGCCAAAGCATTTGATGGTTGGAGCATTCGCGACGAAGTGGCTCCCGACTGGTGGCAGGTTGATCGAGGCGGATTTAGGGAATGA
- a CDS encoding DUF3396 domain-containing protein has product MTDEEIAAWAKDPRRADTLPFGLFEPAYRKGITGAALVVRGVLYFRNGYTPTVRKALVQCFEQYAAMVDEYHHALEVAAGQKPSKEGPLRWFYTEGKQPMAYEKAPAFERLATSTPGDASLVATMTSADHKLATGFYEFSVFALGEWKATHNRGLDTLVFTVPRAFLEQRPGKFQALFVAMCEALPIVHGHAGYGVNLPPMELNANEASEYFYARRYGPGIDVGDPMGYSTVMLEGAIKTVDWIVALDANLVRAAGGADSLTLPPDWYVRQALRDGGLIVQAGVAPQASVSAGPGKPPLPPPAYVLLDAALRPIIAEKMDILQSGTLDSTAPMLNTTIATEAWLKRFDVPPDQMTEQWRELHKTPTVDSSKAAVAANLLRLRKAMGLPEPVSSNGFGYDGGSPR; this is encoded by the coding sequence ATGACGGATGAAGAAATCGCAGCATGGGCGAAAGATCCTCGCCGCGCGGACACACTCCCTTTCGGGCTGTTTGAGCCTGCGTACAGAAAGGGCATCACAGGCGCCGCGCTCGTCGTGCGCGGGGTCCTGTATTTCCGGAACGGGTACACACCGACGGTCCGGAAAGCGTTGGTGCAATGCTTTGAGCAGTACGCCGCGATGGTGGACGAGTATCACCATGCCCTTGAAGTCGCGGCGGGTCAAAAGCCCTCGAAAGAAGGTCCCCTCCGATGGTTTTACACGGAGGGCAAGCAGCCGATGGCATACGAGAAGGCCCCGGCGTTCGAGCGTCTAGCGACATCAACGCCAGGGGATGCATCGCTTGTAGCGACGATGACCAGCGCCGACCACAAACTCGCAACCGGGTTTTACGAGTTTTCCGTGTTTGCGCTAGGCGAATGGAAAGCGACGCATAACCGCGGGCTCGATACCCTCGTTTTCACCGTTCCTCGAGCGTTCCTGGAACAACGGCCGGGCAAATTTCAGGCATTGTTCGTAGCGATGTGCGAAGCACTGCCCATCGTTCATGGGCACGCCGGCTACGGCGTGAATCTTCCGCCAATGGAGCTTAACGCGAACGAGGCGAGCGAGTACTTTTACGCCCGTCGCTACGGGCCGGGCATCGACGTCGGCGACCCCATGGGTTACAGCACCGTTATGCTGGAAGGGGCGATCAAGACGGTGGACTGGATCGTCGCGCTGGACGCGAACCTCGTGCGCGCCGCCGGCGGAGCCGACTCGCTCACACTGCCGCCGGACTGGTACGTGCGCCAGGCGTTGCGCGACGGTGGCTTGATCGTGCAAGCGGGCGTTGCACCGCAAGCCAGTGTGTCCGCCGGGCCAGGAAAGCCTCCTCTGCCCCCGCCGGCGTACGTGCTGCTCGACGCGGCGCTACGTCCCATCATCGCCGAGAAGATGGACATCTTGCAGAGCGGTACGCTCGACAGCACTGCGCCGATGCTCAACACGACCATCGCGACCGAAGCCTGGCTGAAGCGCTTTGATGTACCGCCCGACCAGATGACCGAGCAGTGGCGCGAGTTGCACAAAACGCCGACGGTCGATAGCAGCAAAGCGGCGGTCGCTGCCAACCTGTTGCGGCTTCGGAAGGCCATGGGACTGCCGGAGCCCGTGTCGTCGAACGGGTTCGGATACGACGGTGGCTCGCCGCGCTAA
- a CDS encoding VRR-NUC domain-containing protein: MSGYGSGYSTGGTASGEGRTTQVGLQSGLSPKDRAILCDTVCNCKRIGVASVDGKIQRQRCVMQRLNYQDMVSQVTTGQRTVYRPEVAYDMRPDVPTPIMSSQDPLQPHPFIPNWLNKYWPGGYAEYKKLAGQGLIRRPDVIVVNDPDQPPVQSNIKMCAEMKFPPDDFSREQRADYIRIAGGPNKFERIGPAECKCGEEKEDTETSKSSQSKASKQSDLEGLFGGGSSPLMGGGPPPLPPMPPLPVFP; the protein is encoded by the coding sequence ATGAGTGGTTACGGCTCCGGCTACTCGACGGGTGGGACCGCCTCCGGTGAAGGTCGGACCACGCAAGTCGGTCTGCAGAGCGGGTTGTCGCCAAAAGACCGGGCAATCTTGTGCGATACCGTTTGCAACTGCAAACGGATCGGCGTGGCCTCGGTCGATGGCAAGATTCAGCGCCAGCGATGCGTCATGCAACGGCTGAACTACCAAGACATGGTTTCGCAGGTCACCACCGGCCAGCGAACGGTATACCGTCCAGAAGTCGCCTACGACATGCGTCCCGACGTGCCAACGCCGATCATGAGTTCCCAAGACCCGCTCCAGCCGCATCCCTTCATTCCCAACTGGCTCAACAAGTATTGGCCCGGCGGCTACGCCGAGTACAAGAAGTTGGCTGGGCAAGGCTTGATTCGTCGGCCAGACGTTATCGTCGTCAACGACCCCGATCAGCCACCCGTGCAGTCGAACATTAAAATGTGCGCGGAAATGAAGTTTCCACCCGACGATTTTAGTCGTGAGCAGCGGGCGGACTACATTCGGATCGCAGGCGGGCCGAACAAGTTTGAGCGGATTGGTCCGGCGGAATGTAAGTGCGGGGAGGAAAAGGAGGACACTGAGACCTCGAAATCCTCGCAGTCGAAAGCCTCGAAACAATCCGATCTCGAAGGTCTTTTTGGCGGTGGCAGCAGTCCGTTGATGGGCGGCGGTCCGCCGCCGCTTCCGCCGATGCCTCCCCTTCCCGTTTTCCCGTGA
- a CDS encoding PAAR domain-containing protein — protein sequence MGFAFIREGDTTSHGGRVLACSPENKSDGIPLALLGDKVSCPKCGGIYPIVGVKNLGVTFDGRPVASEGDTTACGATLIASQNNTTAEPTSGPGGAVGRGKSVVSDTNAQTPHRGRFQVLDDVTRQPVAGHPYTIKSSDGRTVQGKTDANGFTEWLEGDEGSSLMFSHPGRESAE from the coding sequence ATGGGTTTTGCATTCATCCGCGAAGGCGATACGACTTCCCACGGCGGTCGCGTGCTGGCCTGTTCGCCAGAGAACAAGTCGGACGGCATCCCCCTCGCGCTCCTGGGCGACAAGGTGTCATGCCCTAAGTGCGGCGGGATTTACCCGATCGTCGGAGTCAAAAATCTCGGCGTGACGTTCGACGGTCGCCCCGTCGCGTCCGAAGGGGACACGACCGCTTGCGGCGCCACGCTCATCGCATCACAGAACAACACGACCGCCGAGCCGACGTCCGGTCCGGGTGGCGCTGTCGGCCGTGGAAAGAGCGTTGTGTCGGATACCAACGCGCAAACGCCCCACCGCGGCAGATTCCAGGTGCTCGACGACGTCACCCGCCAGCCGGTCGCCGGCCACCCGTACACCATCAAATCGTCGGACGGACGGACCGTACAGGGGAAGACGGACGCAAACGGGTTCACCGAATGGCTCGAGGGAGACGAGGGTTCGTCGCTGATGTTCAGCCACCCGGGACGCGAGAGCGCAGAATGA